A DNA window from Chryseobacterium scophthalmum contains the following coding sequences:
- a CDS encoding NADH-quinone oxidoreductase subunit NuoE family protein — MSETIAFKPESLQQVHKIMARYPEGRQKSALLPVLHLAQKEFGGWLDVPVMDYVAELLSIKPIEVYEVATFYTMFNMKPVGKYVLEVCRTGPCMVCGSEKILDHIRTKLNIKDGQTTEDGMFTLKPAECLGACGYAPMMQLGKFYHENLTIEKVDEILDLCREGQVDLG; from the coding sequence ATGAGCGAAACAATAGCTTTTAAACCGGAAAGTTTACAGCAGGTACACAAAATCATGGCAAGATATCCTGAAGGAAGACAAAAGTCTGCCCTTCTTCCTGTTCTACATTTAGCGCAGAAAGAATTTGGAGGATGGCTGGATGTTCCTGTAATGGATTATGTTGCTGAATTATTGAGTATTAAACCTATCGAAGTATACGAAGTAGCCACTTTTTATACCATGTTTAATATGAAGCCGGTGGGTAAATATGTTTTGGAAGTTTGCAGAACCGGACCTTGTATGGTTTGTGGAAGCGAAAAAATTCTTGACCATATCAGAACGAAATTGAACATAAAAGATGGACAAACCACTGAAGATGGAATGTTCACTTTAAAACCAGCTGAATGTCTTGGAGCTTGCGGATACGCACCAATGATGCAGTTAGGAAAATTTTATCACGAAAATTTAACGATAGAAAAAGTTGACGAAATCCTAGATCTTTGCAGAGAAGGACAAGTTGATTTGGGCTAA
- a CDS encoding GTP cyclohydrolase, whose amino-acid sequence MSKVSILEVKTPEDLKQFVKFPMNLYKNNPYYVPSFIKDEINVWNPQENPALQYSEAKQFLAWKDSRVVGRIAVIINHKEEKELGIKKVRFGWIDFIDDAEVSKALIDTAVNYAKEHQIDNIEGPMGFTNLDKAGMLTFGFEKIATMIGIYNHEYYPKHIENLGLVKEKEWVEFEMNFPKVLPPKVEKFSSLIAEKYNLRVLDFKSKEEILPYVKPMFKLLDETYKHLSTYTPISEEQIKTYKEKFFPMIAKNYVICVVDEHDELVSFAVTMPSYSKALQKSKGKLFPFGWWHFLQAQKKNDRANFYLIGIHPEYQRRGVTAIIFKEIFVRFNNMGIDFAETNPELEENKSVQVLWQDYNPVNHKRRRTYSLKF is encoded by the coding sequence ATGTCAAAAGTTTCCATTCTTGAAGTAAAAACTCCTGAAGATTTAAAGCAATTTGTAAAATTCCCAATGAATTTATACAAAAACAATCCCTATTATGTTCCTTCATTTATAAAAGACGAAATTAATGTATGGAATCCTCAGGAAAACCCTGCCTTGCAATATTCTGAAGCAAAGCAGTTTTTAGCATGGAAAGACAGTAGAGTAGTAGGACGAATTGCTGTAATTATCAATCATAAAGAAGAAAAAGAACTGGGTATAAAAAAAGTTCGTTTCGGATGGATTGATTTTATTGATGATGCAGAAGTTTCTAAAGCGCTAATCGACACTGCCGTAAATTACGCTAAAGAACATCAAATCGACAACATTGAAGGACCAATGGGTTTTACCAATCTAGACAAAGCAGGAATGCTGACTTTCGGATTTGAGAAAATAGCTACGATGATTGGAATTTACAACCATGAATATTACCCGAAACATATTGAAAATCTCGGTCTTGTAAAAGAAAAAGAATGGGTGGAATTTGAAATGAATTTCCCAAAAGTACTTCCTCCAAAAGTAGAAAAATTCAGTTCACTGATTGCGGAAAAATACAACTTAAGAGTTTTAGACTTCAAAAGCAAAGAAGAGATTTTACCTTACGTAAAACCAATGTTTAAGCTACTTGACGAAACGTACAAGCATCTTTCGACCTATACTCCTATTTCTGAAGAGCAAATTAAAACATACAAAGAGAAATTCTTCCCGATGATTGCCAAAAACTACGTCATCTGCGTAGTTGATGAGCATGATGAGTTGGTTTCTTTTGCCGTTACGATGCCTTCTTATTCTAAAGCTTTACAAAAATCTAAAGGAAAACTTTTTCCTTTCGGTTGGTGGCATTTTTTACAGGCTCAAAAGAAAAACGACCGCGCTAATTTTTACTTAATCGGAATTCATCCAGAATACCAAAGACGTGGTGTAACTGCTATTATTTTCAAAGAAATTTTCGTAAGATTCAACAATATGGGAATCGATTTTGCGGAAACCAACCCTGAATTGGAAGAAAACAAAAGTGTGCAGGTTCTTTGGCAGGATTACAATCCCGTAAATCATAAAAGAAGAAGAACATATTCTTTAAAATTCTAA
- a CDS encoding zinc metallopeptidase, producing MTGYYLIIGLAMLISWFVSSRLKSKFEYYSNVHLRNGMSGKEVAEKMLRDNNIHDVQVISVPGQLTDHYNPADKTVNLSEGVYMQRNAAAAAVAAHECGHAVQHAIGYSMLQLRSKLVPVVNISSNLMQFVLMGGIVVMAMSGNKLILLIGVIMFALTTLFAFITLPVEYDASNRAMKWLKDTGTVTAEEFVGVKDSLTWAARTYLVAALGSLAQLIYFASLLMGGRRD from the coding sequence ATGACAGGTTATTATCTTATCATAGGACTTGCGATGCTGATTAGCTGGTTTGTTTCCTCAAGATTAAAATCTAAATTCGAATATTATTCAAATGTACATCTCAGAAACGGAATGTCGGGTAAGGAAGTTGCCGAAAAAATGTTGAGAGATAACAATATTCATGATGTTCAGGTAATTTCAGTTCCTGGGCAATTGACGGATCATTATAATCCGGCGGATAAAACGGTGAATCTTTCAGAAGGAGTTTATATGCAAAGAAACGCAGCTGCAGCGGCTGTTGCGGCTCATGAATGTGGTCATGCTGTACAACATGCTATAGGATATTCAATGTTACAATTAAGATCAAAATTGGTTCCTGTTGTGAACATAAGTTCAAATTTAATGCAATTTGTATTGATGGGAGGGATCGTTGTTATGGCAATGAGTGGCAATAAATTGATTCTATTGATTGGAGTAATTATGTTTGCATTAACTACACTTTTTGCTTTTATTACACTTCCTGTAGAATATGATGCGAGTAATCGAGCGATGAAGTGGCTGAAAGATACAGGAACGGTGACTGCAGAAGAATTTGTTGGTGTTAAAGACAGTCTTACTTGGGCAGCCCGAACTTATTTGGTGGCGGCACTCGGATCTTTAGCGCAGTTGATATACTTTGCTTCCCTGTTAATGGGAGGTCGAAGAGATTAA
- a CDS encoding NADH-quinone oxidoreductase subunit D has protein sequence MKDNSLSNILNQHNSNEQIDGQLYTLNLGPTHPATHGIFQNVLTMDGERILHAEQTVGYIHRAFEKISERRNYAQITTLTDRMNYCSAPINNLGWHMTVEKLIGVKVPKRVDYMRVILMELARIGDHLICNGVTGMDAGAITGLTYMFIERERIYDMYEQICGARMTTNMGRIGGFERDFTPKFHELLKDFLKTFPARFQEFCNLLERNRIFMDRTIGAGAISAERALSYGFTGPNLRATGVDYDVRVAQPYSSYEDFDFIIPVGTSGDTYDRFMVRQQEIWESLKIINQAYDNLPEGPFHADVPEFYLPEKADVYKKMEALIYHFKIVMGETDVPKGEVYHPVEGGNGELGFYLVSDGGRSPYRLHFRRPCFIYYQAYPEMITGSVISDAIVTMCSMNVIAGELDA, from the coding sequence ATGAAAGACAACTCATTATCTAATATACTTAACCAGCACAACAGTAACGAACAAATCGACGGGCAATTATACACCCTGAATTTGGGACCTACTCACCCTGCAACGCACGGAATCTTCCAAAACGTTCTTACAATGGACGGTGAAAGAATTCTTCACGCAGAGCAGACCGTTGGTTATATCCACAGAGCTTTTGAAAAAATTTCTGAAAGAAGAAATTATGCTCAAATCACGACGCTTACAGACCGTATGAACTACTGTTCTGCGCCAATCAACAATCTTGGATGGCACATGACTGTAGAAAAACTGATTGGTGTAAAAGTTCCGAAACGTGTAGATTATATGCGTGTTATTTTAATGGAATTGGCAAGAATCGGTGACCATTTGATTTGTAACGGAGTTACCGGAATGGATGCAGGTGCCATTACAGGTCTTACCTATATGTTCATCGAAAGAGAGCGTATTTACGATATGTACGAGCAGATTTGTGGTGCTAGAATGACAACTAATATGGGAAGAATCGGAGGTTTTGAAAGAGATTTCACTCCAAAATTCCATGAGTTGTTGAAAGATTTCTTAAAAACATTCCCGGCAAGATTCCAGGAATTCTGTAATCTATTGGAGAGAAACAGAATATTTATGGACAGAACCATTGGTGCAGGTGCAATTTCAGCAGAAAGAGCATTAAGCTATGGTTTCACAGGTCCAAATTTACGTGCAACAGGTGTGGACTACGATGTAAGGGTTGCACAACCTTATTCTTCTTATGAAGATTTCGATTTTATCATTCCAGTAGGAACTTCTGGTGACACTTACGACCGTTTCATGGTTCGTCAGCAGGAAATCTGGGAATCTTTGAAAATAATCAACCAAGCGTACGACAATTTGCCGGAAGGTCCTTTCCACGCAGATGTTCCAGAATTTTATCTTCCTGAAAAAGCTGATGTTTATAAAAAAATGGAAGCTTTAATTTACCATTTCAAAATCGTAATGGGAGAAACTGACGTACCAAAAGGAGAAGTTTATCACCCTGTAGAAGGTGGAAACGGAGAATTAGGATTCTATTTAGTGAGTGATGGCGGAAGAAGCCCTTACAGACTGCACTTCAGAAGACCATGTTTTATCTACTACCAAGCATATCCTGAAATGATCACAGGTTCTGTAATTTCAGACGCTATCGTTACGATGTGTAGTATGAACGTGATTGCGGGAGAATTAGACGCATAA
- the nuoF gene encoding NADH-quinone oxidoreductase subunit NuoF, with protein sequence MSKKLLLKDAHVEGIRYFETYRKQGGYGAAEKAFKMTPEEILEEVKVSGLRGRGGAGFPTGMKWSFLAKPEGVPRHLVVNADESEPGTFKDRYLMEFIPHLLIEGMLISSFVLGSNVSYIYIRGEYSWIPDILEEAIEEAKAAGFLGKNILGTGFDCEIYVQRGGGAYICGEETALLESLEGKRGNPRLKPPFPAVKGLWERPTVVNNVESIAAIVPIIDITGAEYAKIGVGRSTGTKLISACGNINKPGVYEIDMTITVEEFIYSDEYCGGIPNGKKLKACIPGGSSVPIVPANLLLKTVNGEPRYMNYESLADGGFATGTMMGSGGFIVLDEDQCIVEHTMTLARFYNHESCGQCTPCREGTGWMYKILKKIEKGEGKMEDIDLLWDIQRKIEGNTICPLGDAAAWPVAAAIRHFRDEFEWHIKNPELSQTQNYGLAHYADPIPAAASN encoded by the coding sequence ATGAGTAAAAAACTTTTACTTAAAGACGCACACGTAGAAGGAATACGCTACTTCGAAACTTACCGCAAACAAGGAGGTTACGGAGCAGCTGAAAAAGCCTTTAAAATGACACCCGAAGAAATCCTTGAAGAAGTAAAAGTTTCAGGTCTTCGTGGTCGTGGTGGTGCAGGTTTCCCAACAGGAATGAAGTGGAGCTTTCTGGCAAAACCTGAAGGTGTACCAAGACACTTGGTAGTAAATGCCGATGAATCTGAACCGGGAACTTTCAAAGACAGATATTTGATGGAATTCATTCCTCATCTTTTGATCGAGGGAATGTTGATTTCATCTTTCGTTTTAGGTTCAAACGTTTCTTATATCTACATCCGTGGAGAATATTCTTGGATTCCTGATATTTTAGAAGAAGCGATTGAAGAAGCTAAAGCTGCAGGATTTTTAGGTAAAAATATCTTAGGAACAGGTTTCGATTGCGAAATTTATGTTCAAAGAGGTGGTGGAGCTTATATCTGCGGTGAAGAAACTGCTTTACTTGAATCTCTTGAAGGAAAAAGAGGAAACCCAAGATTGAAACCACCCTTCCCTGCTGTAAAAGGACTTTGGGAAAGACCAACGGTTGTAAATAACGTTGAATCTATTGCGGCAATCGTTCCGATTATCGATATTACCGGTGCAGAATATGCAAAAATCGGTGTTGGTAGATCGACTGGTACAAAATTGATTTCTGCTTGCGGAAATATCAATAAACCCGGTGTTTACGAAATCGATATGACCATCACGGTTGAAGAATTTATTTATTCTGATGAATATTGTGGTGGAATTCCAAACGGTAAAAAGCTAAAGGCTTGTATTCCTGGAGGAAGTTCAGTTCCGATCGTTCCGGCAAACTTATTATTGAAAACGGTAAACGGCGAACCAAGATATATGAATTATGAATCTCTTGCTGATGGTGGTTTTGCTACCGGAACAATGATGGGTTCAGGAGGATTTATTGTTTTGGATGAAGACCAGTGTATCGTAGAACATACCATGACTTTAGCGAGATTTTATAATCACGAAAGTTGCGGACAATGTACTCCTTGCCGTGAAGGAACGGGATGGATGTACAAAATTTTGAAAAAAATTGAGAAAGGAGAAGGAAAAATGGAAGACATCGATTTGCTTTGGGATATCCAGAGAAAAATTGAAGGAAACACAATTTGTCCTTTAGGTGATGCGGCAGCTTGGCCTGTTGCAGCAGCGATCCGTCATTTCAGAGATGAATTCGAGTGGCATATTAAAAACCCAGAATTGTCTCAGACACAGAATTATGGTTTGGCTCATTATGCAGATCCTATTCCGGCTGCAGCAAGTAATTAA
- a CDS encoding NADH-quinone oxidoreductase subunit B — translation MSDQKPIIRTDAPAPEGFEGEGFFATKLSSVIGMARKFSLWPLPFATSCCGIEFMATLNPTYDASRFGMERNSFSPRQADMLMVCGTISKKLGPVLKEVYTQMAEPKWVVAVGACASSGGIFDTYSVLQGIDKIIPVDVYVPGCPPRPEQIIEGVMQVQALAESESIRRRDMPEYQALLDSYNISN, via the coding sequence ATGTCAGATCAAAAACCAATTATAAGAACAGATGCACCAGCTCCGGAAGGATTTGAAGGAGAGGGGTTTTTCGCAACCAAATTGAGCAGTGTAATCGGAATGGCTAGAAAGTTTTCACTTTGGCCTTTACCTTTTGCTACTTCTTGTTGCGGTATCGAGTTCATGGCTACTCTAAACCCAACGTATGACGCATCAAGATTTGGTATGGAAAGAAACTCTTTCTCGCCAAGACAAGCAGATATGTTGATGGTTTGCGGGACTATTTCTAAAAAATTAGGTCCTGTTTTAAAAGAAGTTTACACTCAAATGGCAGAACCGAAATGGGTAGTTGCTGTTGGAGCTTGTGCTTCAAGCGGAGGTATTTTTGATACGTATTCAGTTTTACAGGGAATTGATAAAATTATTCCGGTAGACGTTTACGTTCCTGGTTGTCCTCCAAGACCAGAACAGATTATTGAAGGTGTAATGCAGGTGCAAGCTTTAGCAGAAAGCGAAAGCATCAGAAGAAGAGATATGCCGGAATACCAAGCATTGCTTGATTCTTATAATATTAGCAATTAA
- a CDS encoding YigZ family protein, with the protein MLHEYKTIEKPVENTLLKEKGSKFIGFAFPVNNETELKNALEKIRTEHPKATHHCYAFRMGLNGENYRANDDGEPSGSAGLPIYNQLLANEITNVLVISVRYYGGTKLGVSGLVKAYKESAKITLEEAQIITKELETEIEIQFQFNQQNLIFTLLSKFDAKVLNFDANENCVLTASLKTAQKENISEKLSEMQHISFEFKD; encoded by the coding sequence ATGCTGCACGAATACAAAACCATAGAAAAACCTGTAGAAAACACTTTACTTAAAGAAAAAGGAAGCAAGTTCATCGGTTTTGCTTTTCCGGTTAATAATGAAACTGAGCTTAAAAATGCTTTAGAGAAAATAAGAACCGAGCATCCGAAAGCTACGCATCATTGCTATGCTTTCAGAATGGGTTTAAATGGAGAAAATTATCGCGCAAATGACGATGGAGAACCTTCTGGAAGCGCAGGCTTACCAATTTACAATCAACTTCTAGCTAATGAAATAACCAATGTTTTAGTGATAAGCGTTCGTTATTATGGCGGAACAAAATTGGGTGTTTCAGGTTTGGTAAAAGCTTATAAAGAGTCTGCAAAAATTACTTTAGAAGAAGCCCAAATCATTACAAAAGAATTGGAAACTGAGATAGAAATTCAGTTTCAGTTTAATCAGCAAAATCTTATTTTCACTTTGCTCTCAAAATTTGATGCTAAAGTCTTGAATTTTGATGCTAATGAAAACTGTGTTTTGACAGCTTCATTAAAAACAGCGCAAAAAGAAAACATCTCAGAAAAATTATCTGAGATGCAACATATTTCTTTTGAATTTAAAGATTAA
- the ribD gene encoding bifunctional diaminohydroxyphosphoribosylaminopyrimidine deaminase/5-amino-6-(5-phosphoribosylamino)uracil reductase RibD: MQDEFYIRRCIELAQKAIGNTYPNPLVGSVIVHNGKIIGEGYHHKAGENHAEINAINSIEDKSLIPESTIYVSLEPCAHFGKTPPCALKIVEIGFKKVVIGAMDSHDKVNGKGKKIIQDAGIEVVSGVLEKECIEINKRFFTYHEKRRPFIILKWAESGDRFMDKDFKPTQISNSLTKQFVHQLRNNEHSILIGTMTALRDNPSLTTREIVGRNPIRILIDIDLKVPTDFNIYSNEAETLVFNSVKEGEEGNIKFIKTSRENFIENMLKKLDDLQIQSIIVEGGSLVLQQFIDAGLWDEMIIIKNKNLVLENGTKAPRFSETPIDTQDFRDNIIEFYKNSH; the protein is encoded by the coding sequence ATGCAAGACGAATTTTACATCAGAAGATGCATTGAGCTCGCTCAGAAGGCCATCGGAAACACTTATCCAAATCCATTGGTAGGAAGTGTGATTGTTCACAACGGTAAAATAATTGGTGAAGGGTATCATCATAAAGCGGGTGAAAATCATGCGGAAATTAACGCTATTAATTCCATTGAAGATAAAAGCCTGATTCCTGAATCTACGATTTATGTTTCTTTGGAACCTTGTGCACATTTTGGAAAAACTCCGCCTTGTGCTCTGAAAATTGTTGAAATTGGCTTTAAAAAAGTTGTTATCGGAGCAATGGATTCTCACGATAAAGTTAACGGAAAAGGCAAGAAAATTATTCAGGATGCAGGAATTGAAGTTGTTTCCGGAGTTTTGGAAAAAGAATGCATTGAGATAAATAAAAGATTTTTTACCTATCACGAAAAAAGAAGACCTTTTATCATCTTAAAATGGGCAGAATCTGGCGACCGTTTTATGGATAAAGATTTTAAGCCTACTCAAATCAGCAACTCACTGACCAAACAATTTGTACATCAGCTAAGAAACAACGAGCATTCTATTCTGATTGGCACAATGACGGCTTTGAGAGACAATCCAAGTCTTACTACAAGAGAAATTGTAGGCAGAAACCCAATCAGGATTTTGATTGATATTGATCTGAAAGTTCCAACCGATTTTAATATTTACAGCAATGAAGCAGAAACTTTGGTTTTCAATTCTGTAAAAGAAGGTGAAGAAGGAAATATAAAATTCATTAAAACTTCAAGAGAAAATTTCATTGAAAATATGTTGAAAAAATTAGACGACCTTCAGATACAATCCATTATTGTGGAAGGCGGAAGTTTGGTTCTTCAGCAGTTTATTGATGCAGGTTTATGGGACGAGATGATTATTATTAAAAATAAAAATTTAGTATTAGAAAACGGAACGAAAGCTCCAAGATTTAGCGAAACTCCGATCGATACTCAGGATTTCCGAGACAATATTATTGAATTTTATAAAAATTCTCACTAA
- a CDS encoding NADH-quinone oxidoreductase subunit C, producing the protein MTNEFVLEAITREFPESVISSSEPYGMLTVEIKKEDIKKIIHYLKDSSLEINFLTDVCGIHYPEFPEKEIGVVYHLHNMMTNFRIRIKAFMSRENVEVDSLTELYAGANWMERETFDFYGIKFKGHPDLRPILNMEDLGYHPMLKEYRLEDGTRTDKNDTMFGR; encoded by the coding sequence ATGACGAACGAATTTGTATTAGAAGCGATAACGAGAGAGTTTCCGGAATCTGTAATTTCAAGCTCAGAGCCTTATGGAATGCTGACTGTAGAAATTAAAAAAGAGGATATCAAAAAAATAATTCATTATCTTAAAGATTCATCATTGGAAATTAATTTCCTTACTGATGTTTGTGGAATCCATTACCCAGAATTTCCAGAGAAAGAAATCGGAGTTGTTTATCACTTGCATAATATGATGACGAATTTCAGAATCCGTATAAAAGCTTTTATGTCAAGAGAAAATGTTGAAGTAGATTCTTTAACAGAGCTTTATGCAGGAGCCAACTGGATGGAAAGAGAAACTTTTGATTTTTATGGAATTAAATTTAAAGGACACCCAGATTTAAGACCTATCCTGAATATGGAAGATCTTGGTTATCATCCAATGCTGAAAGAATACCGTCTTGAAGATGGTACTAGAACAGATAAGAACGACACCATGTTTGGTAGATAG
- a CDS encoding DUF349 domain-containing protein, which translates to MTTENNLSENEEHKTSTEHQETVENIQNTEENHHEEDHDGSQHDSIADLSLADALKEMEKIINSNNAGERYREFNALKEKANHTIHDEIEDKKHEYTDAGNAIENFSYEHPSQSKLSGLIHIFREKHDNFQKNQEEEQKKNLDQRQSIIERLKNLYTNSEPGVNLFKSIREIKEEWSNAGQVAKSEFKILNNNYFHHLNQFYQMLDLNKEFLEQEYSHNLEKRQHIIARAKELENEPVVQKALNELQYLHKLWKEEAEPVSEEFREKTWEEFKEISNKIHERKTELSAAIETEQNANLEKKNEIIAEIKKLSEPKDNPNHTYWQNSIKRVEELRSEFLKTGSVPRKLSNNNWNDFKATLRGFNTTKNNYYKSLKGSQQQNLDEKLKLIQTAKDNMLSEDWDLAVALFKKLQEDWKKIGHVPKSMTNKIWDEFRDACNTFFNNYREKSSASTDNWKENYKLKKDILEELKTISNDEGSIEKIEAIKTSWNNIGKVPRDKMAINSEFNKTLREKLTLNKINELELKEEGLSENQLTDKARKIKSQISDLEAEIVKLENNLSFFKNPSRENPLLRDTYNTIDDKKAHLETLKQNLHSIIAGE; encoded by the coding sequence ATGACAACAGAAAATAATCTTTCTGAAAACGAAGAACACAAAACGTCTACAGAACATCAGGAAACAGTCGAAAACATTCAGAATACTGAAGAAAATCATCACGAAGAAGATCATGATGGTTCTCAGCACGATTCTATTGCCGATCTGTCTCTTGCTGATGCACTGAAAGAAATGGAAAAAATTATTAATTCTAATAATGCAGGTGAACGATACAGAGAGTTTAATGCATTAAAGGAAAAAGCAAATCATACGATTCACGACGAAATCGAAGATAAAAAGCATGAATATACCGATGCAGGAAATGCAATCGAAAATTTCAGCTACGAGCATCCTTCTCAATCTAAACTTTCAGGTCTGATTCATATTTTCAGAGAAAAGCATGATAATTTCCAGAAAAATCAGGAAGAAGAGCAGAAAAAAAACTTAGACCAACGTCAAAGCATTATTGAAAGGCTTAAAAATCTTTACACTAATTCTGAACCTGGAGTCAATCTTTTCAAATCAATCAGAGAGATTAAAGAGGAATGGTCAAACGCTGGTCAGGTTGCAAAATCTGAATTTAAAATTTTAAATAATAATTATTTCCATCATTTGAATCAGTTTTATCAGATGTTGGATTTAAATAAAGAGTTCCTTGAGCAGGAATACAGCCACAACTTAGAAAAAAGACAGCACATTATTGCAAGAGCAAAAGAGCTGGAAAACGAACCGGTTGTACAAAAAGCTTTAAACGAACTTCAATATCTTCACAAGCTTTGGAAAGAAGAAGCAGAACCTGTTTCTGAAGAATTCCGTGAAAAAACCTGGGAAGAGTTCAAAGAAATTTCAAATAAAATTCACGAGAGAAAAACTGAGCTTTCTGCAGCTATTGAAACAGAGCAGAACGCAAATCTTGAGAAGAAAAACGAAATCATCGCTGAAATCAAGAAACTTTCTGAGCCAAAAGACAATCCTAATCATACGTATTGGCAAAACTCAATCAAGCGAGTTGAAGAACTGCGTTCTGAATTTTTGAAAACAGGAAGTGTTCCTAGAAAATTGTCTAACAATAACTGGAATGATTTCAAAGCTACTTTAAGAGGTTTCAACACGACAAAAAACAATTACTATAAATCTCTGAAAGGTTCTCAACAACAGAATCTTGATGAAAAGCTGAAGCTGATTCAGACTGCAAAAGACAATATGCTTTCTGAAGATTGGGATCTTGCAGTGGCTTTATTCAAAAAGCTTCAGGAAGACTGGAAGAAAATAGGGCACGTTCCGAAAAGTATGACCAATAAAATCTGGGATGAATTCCGTGATGCATGTAATACGTTCTTTAATAATTACAGAGAAAAAAGCAGCGCTTCTACTGATAACTGGAAAGAAAACTACAAGCTTAAAAAAGATATTCTTGAAGAGTTGAAAACCATTTCAAACGACGAAGGAAGCATCGAAAAAATAGAAGCGATTAAAACATCTTGGAATAATATAGGAAAAGTTCCGAGAGATAAGATGGCAATTAACTCTGAGTTTAATAAAACTCTTAGAGAAAAGTTGACGCTGAATAAGATTAATGAGCTTGAACTTAAAGAAGAAGGTTTATCTGAAAACCAATTAACTGATAAAGCAAGAAAAATTAAGAGTCAAATCTCAGATCTTGAAGCTGAAATCGTTAAACTGGAAAATAACCTTTCATTCTTCAAAAATCCATCAAGAGAAAACCCTCTTTTACGAGATACTTACAATACGATTGATGACAAAAAAGCTCACCTTGAGACTTTAAAGCAGAATCTTCACAGTATTATCGCTGGAGAATAA
- a CDS encoding NADH-quinone oxidoreductase subunit A — protein sequence MNLPESYIPILIQAGVAIGFVAVSLLGAHFLGPKQKKGNSVKNQSWECGVPVEGNARTPFSIKYFLTAVLFVLFDIEIVFFYPYAVNFREFGLEGFFAVLTFVAIFFLAFFYVWKRGALDWDK from the coding sequence ATGAATTTACCTGAAAGTTATATTCCGATCCTTATACAAGCCGGTGTTGCCATAGGTTTTGTAGCCGTTTCTTTGCTTGGAGCTCATTTTCTGGGTCCAAAGCAGAAAAAAGGAAATTCTGTAAAAAACCAAAGCTGGGAATGTGGTGTACCTGTTGAAGGAAACGCAAGAACTCCATTCTCAATTAAGTATTTCTTAACTGCGGTATTGTTTGTATTATTCGATATCGAAATCGTATTTTTTTATCCGTACGCTGTAAACTTCAGAGAATTTGGTCTTGAAGGATTCTTTGCAGTTCTTACATTCGTTGCTATTTTCTTCCTTGCATTTTTTTATGTCTGGAAACGTGGCGCATTAGACTGGGATAAATAA